One Thalassotalea hakodatensis DNA segment encodes these proteins:
- a CDS encoding winged helix-turn-helix domain-containing protein, with the protein MTESKTIKFDEIKYLVTKDNQSVTLNPLSFKLLFTLAQTPELVVSNKTLMTSVWPNNVISPDTLKQRVFVLRKSLEQSTIKGLSIQTVRGEGYRLLIEQEVMPIDQTFVPEPSPNVHTDKIPRLNKKVFGITFVALLMTIIILIFVTQSTNYDKATSNNRIALWSNTPLNEMPENALSIYQTWNDLLSQANEEQRLQLILSTQRKELVLPLQARKDRLALISYFEVIEVNNNTTIKLSIVEPTTATILRTSSFSMSSTSSLLQALQSQLSGIESLMSSGKLYLNKQQREYAKDPIWPVLKALANPA; encoded by the coding sequence ATGACAGAGAGTAAAACGATAAAATTTGACGAAATAAAATACCTTGTTACTAAAGATAATCAATCAGTGACTTTAAATCCGTTAAGTTTTAAATTGCTGTTCACGCTGGCACAAACACCAGAACTCGTTGTATCAAATAAAACGCTCATGACAAGTGTTTGGCCTAACAATGTTATTAGTCCTGACACTTTAAAACAGCGAGTATTTGTTTTACGAAAGTCACTAGAACAATCAACAATAAAAGGCCTTTCAATTCAAACGGTAAGGGGGGAAGGGTACCGATTACTCATTGAGCAAGAGGTCATGCCAATCGATCAAACGTTTGTTCCTGAACCGAGCCCCAACGTACACACAGATAAAATTCCTCGGTTAAACAAAAAAGTATTCGGTATAACGTTTGTGGCGCTGTTAATGACAATAATCATATTAATATTCGTGACTCAATCAACGAATTATGACAAAGCGACAAGTAACAATCGGATTGCGCTATGGAGTAATACCCCTCTTAATGAAATGCCTGAGAATGCGTTAAGTATTTACCAAACATGGAATGATTTGCTTAGCCAAGCAAATGAAGAACAGCGTCTTCAACTCATATTATCAACCCAACGAAAAGAGTTAGTCTTACCATTACAAGCAAGAAAAGATCGGCTTGCATTAATTAGTTATTTTGAAGTGATAGAAGTAAACAACAACACGACAATAAAGCTAAGCATAGTAGAGCCAACTACCGCAACAATATTACGGACTAGTTCGTTTTCTATGTCATCAACGTCATCGTTACTTCAAGCATTACAATCACAATTGAGTGGCATTGAATCGTTAATGTCATCTGGGAAATTGTATTTAAATAAACAGCAACGTGAATATGCTAAAGACCCTATCTGGCCAGTGTTAAAGGCGCTTGCTAACCCAGCATAA
- a CDS encoding serine hydrolase domain-containing protein gives MKIPLFILLACIINMPKSTAKNHDEVQHYNKQSYERQLTKLLTSLNEVTGVPGFSVAVVHKGKLVASVATGFSDIKSKLPAKPNTTFRLASVSKVIGATMLAELVINDQLNPDVSIRQYYPELNQKYHSITVRQLLSHTSGMPHYQIKDYDIYDAHFDTAVEAVKTLKDRDLLSRPGTEYLYSTHGYTLAGALYEKITKQPLTVSVENFITRWSGKETPAIENINDLHERSSRLYELSKMGGSEIAFGEKSYSVFGAGLYASASDLALFGGEVLKKAKTQKSYQQLLFTPTITQDGNPVTSRNFDVGFGWRIAKDLHGRKVYHHAGATPGARSMLAIYPEYDLSITFLSNSSWISSIDKLVFALAGLYIDSVKPETLTSTEYHINNNGKSLQGTASCQENECLLTDSTTDYSRWLNTFNVNKAAIKQWPVFFYSTEQGQRLLMVNKVGITEFDGKGNHFEVNTGKDQTYSIQLINQKLD, from the coding sequence ATGAAAATACCATTATTTATTTTACTGGCATGTATTATTAATATGCCAAAATCTACAGCAAAAAATCACGATGAAGTTCAGCACTATAATAAACAAAGCTATGAACGGCAGTTAACAAAACTGCTCACTAGCTTGAATGAAGTTACTGGAGTTCCCGGGTTTTCAGTGGCTGTAGTGCATAAAGGTAAACTTGTTGCGTCTGTTGCCACTGGTTTTTCTGATATAAAAAGTAAACTACCCGCCAAGCCTAATACCACGTTCAGGTTAGCCAGTGTGTCAAAAGTTATAGGCGCCACTATGTTAGCTGAATTAGTCATTAATGATCAGCTAAACCCTGATGTAAGCATTAGGCAGTATTATCCTGAACTCAATCAAAAATATCACAGCATCACAGTAAGGCAATTACTATCACATACATCGGGAATGCCACATTATCAAATAAAAGATTATGATATTTATGACGCACATTTCGATACAGCTGTTGAAGCAGTTAAAACACTCAAGGATCGAGATTTATTATCTCGCCCCGGTACTGAATATCTTTATTCTACACATGGCTATACGTTAGCTGGCGCTTTATACGAGAAAATAACCAAACAACCATTAACAGTGAGTGTTGAAAATTTTATTACCCGTTGGTCAGGTAAAGAAACACCAGCGATAGAGAATATCAACGACCTTCATGAACGCAGTTCAAGACTTTATGAACTAAGTAAAATGGGGGGAAGTGAAATTGCGTTTGGCGAAAAGTCGTATAGTGTTTTTGGTGCAGGGCTTTATGCTTCGGCAAGTGATTTAGCTCTTTTTGGGGGAGAAGTCTTAAAAAAAGCAAAGACACAAAAATCTTACCAGCAACTATTGTTTACGCCAACAATAACCCAAGACGGAAACCCCGTAACAAGTCGAAACTTTGACGTTGGTTTTGGTTGGCGTATTGCTAAAGATCTACATGGGCGTAAAGTTTATCATCATGCCGGAGCTACACCGGGAGCTCGCTCAATGCTAGCAATATATCCTGAGTATGATTTAAGTATTACCTTTTTATCCAATAGTAGCTGGATTTCCTCAATTGATAAATTAGTGTTTGCGTTAGCTGGCCTTTACATTGATAGCGTCAAGCCTGAAACATTAACTAGCACTGAATATCACATTAATAATAACGGCAAGAGCCTACAAGGTACGGCAAGCTGCCAAGAAAACGAGTGTCTTTTAACGGATAGCACGACTGATTACTCGCGTTGGTTAAACACTTTTAACGTAAACAAAGCCGCCATTAAACAATGGCCCGTCTTTTTCTATAGCACTGAACAAGGTCAGCGACTATTGATGGTAAATAAAGTGGGTATTACTGAGTTTGACGGTAAGGGTAACCACTTTGAAGTTAATACGGGTAAAGATCAAACTTACTCAATTCAATTGATTAACCAAAAATTAGATTAA
- a CDS encoding alpha/beta fold hydrolase, translated as MLKAFIVSLLFLLHINVLVANASDTSLPKPYGQGNFVKSKFGHIYYEADGEGTPIVMINGGPGASRTIFWGALDFLKPHGYQIIYFDETGVGRATREIQEKFSPSITVEDIETLRQHLNVPKLVLAGHSYGGIPAVQYALTYPNRVEKLIMLSASADGLSQQMNVDAAKYLRKTFFPQQWEKLEEIRAKGALTSSNEYMKAFYNRAIGNMSDWYDPEKRSKLRKYRSRDKRDGSNIKVYFDMAGLDPEVKITGTLKDVIIKEEMFKDFPIPTLIINGRKDWKTTPAMAYRFYKMLPEGTATLKILEQTGHWTWVEQPEEFADTVTQFLINNNNVIE; from the coding sequence ATGTTAAAAGCATTTATTGTCTCATTGTTATTTTTACTTCATATTAATGTTCTGGTAGCCAATGCCTCCGACACCTCTTTACCTAAACCTTACGGTCAAGGTAACTTCGTTAAAAGTAAATTTGGTCATATTTACTATGAAGCAGACGGTGAAGGCACTCCCATTGTTATGATTAATGGTGGTCCCGGTGCTTCTCGCACCATATTTTGGGGAGCATTAGACTTTTTAAAACCACACGGGTATCAAATTATATATTTTGATGAAACCGGTGTAGGCAGAGCGACAAGAGAGATTCAAGAGAAGTTCTCACCATCGATCACTGTTGAAGATATAGAAACGTTACGCCAACATTTGAATGTACCGAAACTCGTACTAGCAGGTCATTCATATGGTGGTATCCCAGCGGTGCAATATGCATTAACTTACCCGAACAGAGTAGAGAAGTTGATCATGTTAAGCGCATCTGCTGACGGACTAAGTCAACAGATGAATGTTGATGCCGCCAAGTACTTGAGAAAAACTTTTTTTCCACAACAGTGGGAGAAACTAGAGGAGATTAGAGCAAAAGGCGCATTAACAAGCAGTAATGAGTATATGAAAGCCTTTTACAACAGAGCCATCGGTAATATGTCTGATTGGTACGACCCAGAAAAACGCTCAAAATTAAGAAAATACCGCTCAAGAGATAAAAGAGATGGTTCAAATATCAAGGTATATTTTGATATGGCCGGTTTAGACCCAGAAGTAAAAATTACAGGCACTTTAAAAGACGTTATTATTAAAGAAGAAATGTTCAAAGACTTTCCTATTCCAACCTTAATTATTAACGGACGTAAAGATTGGAAAACTACACCAGCAATGGCTTATCGATTTTATAAAATGCTACCAGAAGGAACAGCAACACTTAAAATTTTAGAGCAAACGGGGCATTGGACATGGGTAGAACAACCTGAAGAATTTGCTGATACAGTTACACAATTTTTGATAAATAATAACAATGTGATTGAATAA
- a CDS encoding RNA polymerase sigma factor — MRKQFEQMIINNQGRIRYIASRYSHDGEFDDIYQEILLQLWRSFESFSGASKQETWVYKVALNTACTSVRAAVKQKEIKQSPLHQSMQEIQPKHENCQADILNHFMDGLSDIDASLLMMYLDGLSSDDSATVLGISSNAVRSRIKRIKNEFETNYIGD; from the coding sequence ATGCGTAAACAATTCGAACAAATGATTATCAACAACCAAGGGCGCATTCGTTATATCGCATCTCGGTATAGTCATGATGGCGAATTTGACGACATCTATCAGGAGATATTACTACAGCTCTGGAGAAGTTTTGAGTCTTTTAGCGGCGCGTCGAAACAAGAAACTTGGGTCTATAAAGTGGCATTGAATACGGCCTGCACATCTGTACGGGCAGCAGTGAAGCAAAAAGAGATTAAACAGTCTCCACTTCATCAATCAATGCAAGAAATTCAGCCTAAGCATGAAAACTGCCAAGCAGACATTCTTAATCACTTTATGGATGGGCTAAGTGACATAGATGCGAGCTTGCTGATGATGTACTTAGATGGTTTATCTTCGGATGACAGCGCCACAGTGCTTGGTATTAGCTCCAATGCCGTTAGGTCGCGTATTAAGCGCATTAAAAATGAATTTGAAACCAATTACATAGGAGATTGA
- a CDS encoding serine hydrolase, with translation MNNKKTNSKQQSNKKASSSAIIVVLITLMIAIASGNSQATAANAELEKVLKHKVETEKQSVGIAVAIIENGQVSFINVGVANKETAQEIDQNILFEIGSVSKVMTSTALATFVDEGKLKLSDPVQNYLPKSVRLPMKNDKAITFESLANHRSGLPRLPSNMPFGDPLNPYVDYTTEMMYEFLNQYTLPREVGESPEYSNLAVGLLGHTLAKIDNMNYEQMLMQRVLKPLKMNDTFVDVPKSALTRRSKGHNGNLESTDYWQLPAMAGAGAVVSDASDMALYLKANMQQNELASAIKLSHQPTAEFGNSHTKVGLGWIIQGTADGDVYMHNGQTGGFASFIGFNPTLHKGIVILSNTSILMDEIGYSYLTNSLASLKLTTPVKVAEEKLAKLIGRYELVPGFILSITHDEDKLFVQGTGQPKLPLIANSIYEFVNNAVKARIEFELDADGIATSLTMYQGGQTLLGKKLK, from the coding sequence ATGAACAACAAAAAAACAAACAGCAAACAACAAAGTAATAAGAAAGCTTCTTCTTCAGCGATTATTGTCGTATTGATCACATTAATGATTGCGATAGCCTCTGGTAACTCACAGGCAACTGCAGCAAATGCCGAACTAGAAAAGGTGCTTAAACATAAAGTAGAAACTGAAAAACAGAGTGTTGGGATCGCCGTTGCCATCATCGAAAACGGTCAAGTAAGCTTTATTAACGTTGGCGTTGCAAACAAGGAAACGGCTCAAGAAATCGACCAAAACATCTTGTTTGAAATTGGCTCTGTTAGCAAAGTAATGACATCTACAGCACTTGCGACCTTTGTCGACGAAGGAAAGCTAAAACTGTCCGATCCCGTTCAAAACTACTTGCCTAAGTCAGTCAGATTGCCAATGAAAAATGACAAAGCCATCACGTTTGAGTCTTTGGCAAACCACCGTTCGGGTTTGCCTAGACTTCCAAGCAATATGCCGTTTGGCGACCCGTTAAACCCTTATGTCGATTACACGACAGAAATGATGTACGAGTTTCTTAATCAATACACCTTGCCTCGTGAGGTAGGTGAATCACCGGAATACTCAAACCTTGCAGTTGGTTTATTGGGACACACACTCGCTAAAATTGATAATATGAATTACGAACAAATGTTGATGCAACGCGTTCTAAAACCATTAAAGATGAACGATACCTTTGTTGACGTGCCTAAATCTGCGCTGACAAGAAGAAGCAAAGGTCACAATGGAAACCTTGAGTCTACCGATTATTGGCAACTACCAGCAATGGCTGGCGCAGGTGCTGTTGTTTCAGATGCTTCTGACATGGCACTTTATTTAAAAGCCAATATGCAACAAAACGAGTTAGCGTCGGCAATCAAATTGAGTCACCAGCCTACTGCCGAATTTGGAAATTCACACACTAAAGTAGGGTTAGGGTGGATCATTCAAGGTACAGCAGACGGTGATGTTTACATGCACAATGGTCAAACAGGTGGATTTGCTTCCTTTATTGGCTTTAATCCTACTTTGCATAAAGGCATCGTAATTTTATCGAACACTTCAATATTGATGGATGAGATAGGGTACAGTTATTTGACGAATTCTTTGGCATCTCTAAAGCTAACCACCCCTGTAAAAGTGGCTGAAGAAAAGTTAGCAAAATTGATTGGAAGGTATGAACTGGTACCTGGCTTTATATTGTCGATAACTCACGATGAGGATAAGTTATTTGTCCAAGGTACAGGACAACCAAAATTGCCTTTAATCGCCAACTCAATCTACGAGTTTGTTAATAACGCAGTAAAAGCGAGGATAGAATTTGAGCTTGATGCTGATGGCATAGCAACGTCACTTACTATGTATCAAGGTGGTCAAACACTACTTGGCAAGAAACTAAAATAG
- a CDS encoding LysR family transcriptional regulator: protein MRPHELKLLVIFDVIMTEKSMTQAAERLSMTQPAVSNAVARMRILWKDELFVPDGRKIQPTTFANNLWEKVRDSLNNINQAIEPEEFEARSAKRTFRVALPDIALDALWLDMRKLFEKEAPGLNLHAVPYTIACTKPILDGADVDLVIGQSNRSLENICSDHLFDTSYVCVMRKDHPLTKHRLTVEEFSKAEHLLVSLSGDIASPTDQALQQLGLTRRVAFTVNNFSSAVPIIKESDLIAILPTDLIYKYLANDELAITHPPVDIPHTSISMLWHKRQSADKGLIWLRKHIKQIFINRRTYQVEKVLNCIDS, encoded by the coding sequence ATGCGGCCCCATGAATTAAAATTATTGGTTATTTTTGATGTAATAATGACCGAAAAATCAATGACACAGGCGGCTGAGCGATTATCAATGACTCAACCCGCTGTTTCAAATGCCGTGGCCAGAATGCGCATATTATGGAAAGATGAATTGTTCGTTCCTGATGGACGAAAAATACAGCCTACAACTTTTGCAAACAACCTTTGGGAAAAAGTGCGAGATTCTCTGAATAATATCAATCAAGCGATAGAACCTGAAGAATTTGAAGCCAGAAGTGCTAAGCGAACATTTAGAGTTGCTTTACCTGATATTGCCCTTGATGCACTTTGGTTAGATATGCGCAAATTATTCGAGAAAGAAGCCCCAGGACTAAACTTACATGCGGTCCCATATACCATAGCTTGTACCAAACCAATATTGGATGGTGCTGATGTTGATCTTGTGATTGGACAAAGCAACCGCTCATTAGAAAACATCTGTTCAGATCACTTATTTGATACTAGTTATGTCTGTGTCATGCGTAAAGACCACCCTTTGACCAAGCATCGCCTAACTGTTGAGGAATTTTCCAAGGCAGAGCATTTATTAGTTTCATTATCTGGTGATATTGCTAGTCCTACAGACCAAGCTTTACAGCAATTAGGGTTAACTCGACGGGTCGCTTTTACGGTCAATAACTTTTCTTCCGCTGTCCCGATTATTAAAGAAAGTGATCTGATTGCAATTTTACCTACTGATCTTATTTATAAATATTTAGCTAACGATGAGCTTGCAATTACCCACCCGCCAGTAGATATTCCTCATACTTCTATTTCCATGTTATGGCATAAGCGACAAAGTGCCGATAAAGGGTTAATTTGGTTGCGAAAGCACATAAAGCAAATATTCATTAATCGAAGAACATATCAGGTTGAAAAAGTGCTGAACTGTATTGATTCATAG